TTACTCTCAGGCATTTACTTCACACGCTCGCTAGCGATTGCCCTCTTTTTATTGTTACCCCTCTCCTCGATGAGCACCTATGTATTTGCTGCCGTGATGGGGGTACTTTGGCTCTCCACCATTCCACTGACGAATGCGATCGTCGCTCAGATTTTTGGGGTCAAGTACCTCACCATGCTCTCGGGGGTGGTGTTCTTCTCCCATCAATTAGGGAGCTTTTGTGGTGCCTACTTTGGTGGCTACCTCTACGATCTCACCGGCTCTTATCAGATCGTATGGGGCATTGCCATGGCCCTCGGGGTCTTTGCCGGTCTGATTAATTTACCGATCCGCGAGGAACCCTTGCAGCGCCCGGCAAGCGCATGAGGACGTAGTGATTCTGTGGCGATGACCACCTGCTTTCGGTAGAATGCATTCATGAGCCAATCCGCATCAATGACTTCAACTCTGACTAGAAAGAAGATTGCTCTCTACGCAGTTGTTGTGATCCTTCTAATGCTGGTCTTTGCGCTCTACTTCATTCCAGAGGTTGTGATTGGTTTAGCTGAGCAAGCATGGGCCCTGTGTGGCTGGTAATCCCCTCCCGCTGTAGCACAATGGATAGTGCAATCGCCTCCTAAGCGATAGATCCAGGTTCGACTCCTGGCAGGGGGACCAAATTTAGTCATAACGCATTGATTGTTGAATTAGGAAAACTACTGAGCTGATTCAATCCCAATGTGTCACGCAATTGTTACGTCTTTGAATTCATGCGCGATCGATTAGTGATGAAGTTATCCACAGCGTGTGTGGACAAGATGATAAAAATTTTCCTAAGTGCTGATTTTTAAACGAGTGAGCTAGCATGCTCAAAATTTGAGCATGCGTTACCCAACATTATTTCTTAGTAAATAAGTTGGCTTAAACTTGACTCATGTCAACAATCCCTGTAAGCACACTCGCCGCTCTCGAAGAGATGTTGCAAAACGCGAGTTGCCATTTGCCCCACGCGTGCTTACCGATTCTGTTGGGTGATCGCACCGTCGGTCATCTCGTCCCTGAATTTACCCCCTTCGTGATCGAGAGTTTACAAAACGACCCGATTGCCCATCTGAATGTGAGTGCGCGTGGTTTGTCTTTAGCAGCAGTTCCTCCTGCCCACCTCAGTGCCAGTTTGCGCGTCTTGGCGATGAGGATGCGTGACGCTGGATTGATCCCCGCGTGGCGTAATGAGGAGTTTGCATTCTATGGTGCTGATGGTCATGAGTACTTTCGGGTCGAGCGCGCGGCGTTTCGTAGTCTTGGGGTGCAAAGTCAAGCGGCGCACATCAATGGCGTTGCTGCCAATGGCCAACTGTGGGTGGGGAGACGCAGCGAGAGTAAGCAAATTGATCCCGGCAAGCTTGATAACCTCGCCGCTGGCGGTATTAGCGCCTCGGAGACCGTGGTGCATTGCGCCATTCGGGAGCTCTGGGAAGAAGCAGGTATTCCCGAGCCGATCGCCAGTGCCATTACTCCAGCAGGCAAGCTACTCATTAGCCGCCCTCACCCACCGCATGGGATCCACCATGAAAGCCTCTTCATCTTTGATCTTGTCTTGCCTTCGCAATTAGTTCCCATGAATCACGATGGTGAGGTTAGTGGCTTTATCCAACTAGATCTCGCGGAGGCTGCCGCCCGCATCCTGGCCGATGAGTTCACGACCGATGCCGCCTTGGTAACCGCCGACTTGATATTGCGCCGCAACCGGATGGCTTGATGAAGCTCAAGGATGGGCTTGGGGGATTCGTGGTTAAATAGGGTCACAAGGATGAAACAGGGGTGCCCCCACTGCGGTGGTGCTGAGAAAGACCCTCGAACCCGATCCAGGTAATGCTGGCGTGGGGAGTTCCATCAAACCGGCACCCGGTTTCGTCCACTCTATGAATATTGCGAGGAGATGGACATGAGCGTTAGCACCGAGAATCAAAAGAAGGCCAAACCAGAAATCCCCAGTCTGAAGAGTTTGGAGCGAGACTTTGGGCAAAAGTTTGCCTATCCGGCTTCCACCAAAACCTATTTGCAAGGATCGCGTCCTGATGTGAAGGCACCGATTCGGGTGATCGAACAGTTGCCGACTAAAACGGGTGAGACTGAATCTGCTAATCCGCCCATTCCGGTGTATGACACCTCAGGCCCCTACAGCGATCCCGATATCGTGATCAATTTAGAAAAGGGTCTACCTAAATTAAGAGGCCAATGGATTAGTGAGCGTGGTGATACCGAGCAACTTGCTGGCCCCTCGTCCGAATACGGTGTGGCCCGTGCGCATGATCCAGCCACCGCCCATTTACGCTTCTCGCACATTGCCGCACCACGGGTTGCCAAGTCGGGTGCAAACGTGAGTCAAATGCATTACGCCCGCAAAGGCATCATCACCCCTGAAATGGAGTATGTCGCTCTACGCGAGTCCATGGGCCTTGAGAAACTTCGTCAAGATCCTCGCTATCAACAGATCCTCAAGCAGCATCCTGGCAAATCCTTTGGTGCGAATATTCCGGATGTGATTACTCCGGAGTTTGTGCGCTCGGAGATTGCTGCAGGTCGTGCCATTATCCCCGCCAATATTAATCACCCAGAGTTGGAGCCCATGATCATTGGCCGTAACTTCCGTGTGAAGATCAATGGCAATCTAGGTAACTCCGCAGTGACCTCCTCGATCAATGAAGAGGTTGAGAAAATGGTCTGGGCGATCCGTTGGGGTGCCGACACCATCATGGATCTCTCCACCGGCAAGCATATTCATGAAACGCGTGAGTGGATTATTCGGAACTCGCCAGTACCAATTGGTACGGTGCCGATTTATCAGGCCCTCGATAAGACCGGCGGCATTGCCGAAGACCTCACCTGGGAAATGTTCCGTGACACCCTGGTAGAGCAAGCCGAGCAAGGTGTGGATTACTTCACGATCCATGCGGGCGTATTGTTGCGTTATGTGCCACTCACTGCTGATCGGATTACCGGCATCGTCTCACGCGGTGGCTCCATCATGGCCAAGTGGTGCTTAGCGCATCACAAAGAGAACTTCCTCTACACCCACTTTGATGAGATCTGCGAGATCATGAAAGCCTATGACGTGTCCTTTAGTCTTGGCGATGGTTTACGTCCAGGTTGCATCGCGGACTCCAATGACGCCGCTCAGTTTGGTGAGTTGCATACCTTGGGTGAACTTACTGCCAAAGCGTGGAAGCACGATGTGCAAGTGATGATTGAGGGTCCTGGTCACGTTCCCATGCAACGCATTGAAGAGAACATGACCGAAGAACTCAAGCATTGCTTAGAGGCCCCCTTCTACACCCTAGGACCCTTGATCACCGATATTGCGCCTGGTTACGATCACATCACCAGTGGTGTGGGTGCAGCGCAAATTGGTTGGTACGGTACCGCAATGCTCTGCTATGTAACCCCCAAAGAGCATTTAGGTCTACCTGATAAAGAGGACGTGCGCGAGGGCATCATCACCTACAAGATCGCTGCCCATGGCGCTGACCTTGCGAAGGGCTTTCCGGGTGCGCAATTGCGCGATAACGCGCTCTCCAAAGCACGTTTTGAGTTCCGCTGGGAAGATCAGTTCAATCTAGGCTTGGATCCCGAGCGGGCGCGTGAGTACCATGATGCCACCCTCCCTGCTGAAGGTGCGAAGATTGCACACTTCTGCTCAATGTGTGGCCCCAAGTTCTGCTCGATGAAGATCACTCAAGATGTGCGTGATTACGCCGCGAGCCTCAAAGAAGGTGTTGACCCTGCCAAGGGCATGGAAGAGAAATCGATCGAGTTCCGCAAACGCGGCAGCGCGATCTATCAGTAGGTCTTGAAATGAGCATGTCGTATGCCATCGTCGGTGCCGGCCTCATGGGTCGGATGATGGCGTATGCCCTCACCAAATCTGGTGCACGCGTTGAACTGTTCGAACGGAGCGGCCCCGATGCGGAGCACTCGGCAGCACGGGTTGCCGCGTCGATGCTAGCGCCTCTTGCCGAATCCGCGATTACCGAAGCACCCGTGGTGCGCATGGGCTTATACGGTCTTGATCGTTGGAAGCAGCTCATTACTGAACTGAATACGCAAGTATCTCAACAGACCTACTTTCAGCAAGACGGCACCCTGGTTTTGTGGCATCGCCTTGATGCACCCGAGGCCCAGCGCTTTGCGGAGCATCTTGAGCGCAATGTGCGCATGAACCCAGCGCTAGCCACTCCCTGGCATCTCGATAGCAAGGCACTCACCGAGCTTGAGCCTGCCGTGGCGGAACGCTTTACCCAAGGTCTCTTTTTGCCTCGCGAGGGCCAGCTCGATAATCGCCAACTCTTAAGCGCTCTATTGGAGTTCTTAACCAAAGCGCAGGTGCTGATGCATTGGCATCAGGCGGTGGAGCCCCATGACCTACGTAGCCGTGGCTTTGATTGGGTGATTGATTGCCGTGGCTTGGGGGCCAGAGCCAGTTGGGCCGATACTCGCAATCCCCTGCGTGGGGTTCGAGGGGAGGTGATTCGGGTGTATGCGCCCGAGGTCAAGCTCAAGCGCCCTACGCGCTTAATCCATCCCCGCTATCCCATCTATATTGCCCCCAAAGAGAACGATCTGTATGTGATTGGGGCTTCTGAGATCGAGTCCGATGATCTCTCGCCCGTGAGTGTACGCTCCTCCATGGAGTTGCTCTCAGCCGCTTACTCGGTGCACTCGGGCTTTGCCGAGGCACGGATTGTGGAAGCGGCGACGCAATGCAGGCCCACCCTCAAAAATAATTTGCCGGAGATTTGCATACCTGAGCCTGGGCTCATGCAAATCAATGGGCTCTATCGCCATGGTTATTTAATTGCGCCAGCCATGATGGATGCGGCACTGCAAGTACTACAGGGCGAATCCCAAATGCTTGCGAAACGCTTTGATTTGCAGATCCAGCAAGCTAGCTTGAGTGGATCCCTCGTATGATGCGCGTGCTCGTCAACCAACAGATCCGTGAGCTTCCCCCTGCGAGCAAGGTGAGCGATCTCTTAACAGTAC
This DNA window, taken from Polynucleobacter sp. HIN5, encodes the following:
- the thiC gene encoding phosphomethylpyrimidine synthase ThiC produces the protein MSVSTENQKKAKPEIPSLKSLERDFGQKFAYPASTKTYLQGSRPDVKAPIRVIEQLPTKTGETESANPPIPVYDTSGPYSDPDIVINLEKGLPKLRGQWISERGDTEQLAGPSSEYGVARAHDPATAHLRFSHIAAPRVAKSGANVSQMHYARKGIITPEMEYVALRESMGLEKLRQDPRYQQILKQHPGKSFGANIPDVITPEFVRSEIAAGRAIIPANINHPELEPMIIGRNFRVKINGNLGNSAVTSSINEEVEKMVWAIRWGADTIMDLSTGKHIHETREWIIRNSPVPIGTVPIYQALDKTGGIAEDLTWEMFRDTLVEQAEQGVDYFTIHAGVLLRYVPLTADRITGIVSRGGSIMAKWCLAHHKENFLYTHFDEICEIMKAYDVSFSLGDGLRPGCIADSNDAAQFGELHTLGELTAKAWKHDVQVMIEGPGHVPMQRIEENMTEELKHCLEAPFYTLGPLITDIAPGYDHITSGVGAAQIGWYGTAMLCYVTPKEHLGLPDKEDVREGIITYKIAAHGADLAKGFPGAQLRDNALSKARFEFRWEDQFNLGLDPERAREYHDATLPAEGAKIAHFCSMCGPKFCSMKITQDVRDYAASLKEGVDPAKGMEEKSIEFRKRGSAIYQ
- a CDS encoding NUDIX hydrolase → MSTIPVSTLAALEEMLQNASCHLPHACLPILLGDRTVGHLVPEFTPFVIESLQNDPIAHLNVSARGLSLAAVPPAHLSASLRVLAMRMRDAGLIPAWRNEEFAFYGADGHEYFRVERAAFRSLGVQSQAAHINGVAANGQLWVGRRSESKQIDPGKLDNLAAGGISASETVVHCAIRELWEEAGIPEPIASAITPAGKLLISRPHPPHGIHHESLFIFDLVLPSQLVPMNHDGEVSGFIQLDLAEAAARILADEFTTDAALVTADLILRRNRMA
- a CDS encoding FAD-dependent oxidoreductase; the encoded protein is MSMSYAIVGAGLMGRMMAYALTKSGARVELFERSGPDAEHSAARVAASMLAPLAESAITEAPVVRMGLYGLDRWKQLITELNTQVSQQTYFQQDGTLVLWHRLDAPEAQRFAEHLERNVRMNPALATPWHLDSKALTELEPAVAERFTQGLFLPREGQLDNRQLLSALLEFLTKAQVLMHWHQAVEPHDLRSRGFDWVIDCRGLGARASWADTRNPLRGVRGEVIRVYAPEVKLKRPTRLIHPRYPIYIAPKENDLYVIGASEIESDDLSPVSVRSSMELLSAAYSVHSGFAEARIVEAATQCRPTLKNNLPEICIPEPGLMQINGLYRHGYLIAPAMMDAALQVLQGESQMLAKRFDLQIQQASLSGSLV